The proteins below come from a single Cannabis sativa cultivar Pink pepper isolate KNU-18-1 chromosome 3, ASM2916894v1, whole genome shotgun sequence genomic window:
- the LOC133036046 gene encoding uncharacterized protein LOC133036046 translates to MTSNATESFNKVTEEFRKYPVTILVDFIKFTLQNWFASRLEKARKCATPLATTFENDLKNQHKDGMFRSVLRNGAQLFNIGTSPQGERGRDVNLVERACTCGLFQTLKIPCPHACVAAVSQNVSVYALCSPYYRKETWKKIYDATINIVGEEDEWVLPEHIKNIRIGVPVEKNK, encoded by the coding sequence ATGACAAGCAACGCTACCGAAAGCTTCAACAAGGTGACAGAAGAATTCAGAAAATATCCAGTAACTATTTTGGTTGACTTCATCAAGTTCACACTTCAAAATTGGTTTGCTTCTCGTCTCGAAAAGGCTAGGAAGTGCGCTACTCCTTTGGCTACTACTTTTGAAAATGATTTAAAAAATCAACACAAAGATGGTATGTTCAGGAGTGTCCTTCGTAATGGTGCCCAATTGTTTAACATTGGTACGAGTCCTCAAGGTGAGAGAGGTCGTGATGTGAACTTAGTGGAGAGAGCATGCACTTGTGGACTTTTCCAAACACTCAAAATCCCTTGTCCCCATGCATGTGTCGCAGCAGTTAGTCAGAATGTGAGCGTGTACGCACTTTGCTCTCCATATTACAGAAAAGAAACGTGGAAGAAGATCTACGATGCCACAATTAATATTGTTGGCGAGGAGGATGAGTGGGTACTACCGGAACACATCAAGAACATAAGAATCGGGGTACCAGTGGAGAAAAACAAGTAG
- the LOC115709419 gene encoding non-specific lipid-transfer protein 2, producing the protein MKAAYLMMVCTVLVLLVAKPQVTMAVTCSPVQLSACVSAITSSTPPSQLCCSKIKEQKPCLCAYLKNPNLKKFVDSPNARKVANTCKTPYPKC; encoded by the coding sequence ATGAAGGCAGCATACCTTATGATGGTATGCACTGTACTGGTGCTTCTGGTAGCCAAACCACAAGTCACAATGGCTGTAACTTGCAGCCCGGTGCAGCTCAGCGCATGCGTGAGCGCGATTACCTCATCAACTCCGCCATCTCAGCTTTGCTGCAGTAAGATTAAGGAGCAAAAGCCCTGCCTCTGCGCATACCTTAAGAATCCAAACCTTAAGAAGTTCGTGGACTCACCTAATGCCAGGAAAGTTGCCAACACCTGCAAAACTCCCTATCCCAAGTGCTAA